One genomic region from Lynx canadensis isolate LIC74 chromosome E1, mLynCan4.pri.v2, whole genome shotgun sequence encodes:
- the PIGW gene encoding phosphatidylinositol-glycan biosynthesis class W protein, whose protein sequence is MSQKQMKEAFVSDHNGTSVLEVTQGLCLPALCIVCRGLLIILSQHLCSSHTWRTRFFIDFVSLIIPLVATLTILSSFVLLEHLAVIICGAGLFYQIYCRRTCARMPVQKMLEKFLKISLESEYIPAISCFRVINSAFTAIAILAVDFPLFPRRFAKTELYGTGAMDFGVGGFIFGTAMVCPEVRKKYTEESRFYYLTKSLYSVWPLVFLGIGRLVIIKAIGYQEHLTEYGVHWNFFFTLIVVKLITSLLLIIFPLNKSWIVAISIIVLYQLALDFTPLKRLILYGTDGSGTRVGLLNANREGIISTLGYVAIHMAGVQTGSYMLKKRSHVKDWIKGAHCILLTAISLFISLYIVQVNVEVVSRRMANLAFCIWIVASSLILLSSLLLGDIILSFAKFLIKEAVVPCSWKLIHSSVTNKKHLESLVSEAERKEPSLCLITAMNRNQLIFFLLSNITTGLINLLIDTLHSSTLWALFVLNLYMFTNCLIIYVLHLQDKTIKFW, encoded by the coding sequence atgtctcagAAGCAGATGAAGGAAGCTTTTGTCAGTGACCACAATGGAACCAGCGTGCTGGAAGTCACCCAGGGCTTGTGTTTGCCTGCACTCTGTATCGTGTGCAGAGGGCTCCTGATCATTCTCTCACAGCACTTGTGTTCTTCACATACCTGGAGAACTAGATTCTTCATTGACTTTGTTTCCCTAATAATTCCCCTGGTGGCCACTTTGAccattttgtcttcatttgtcCTCCTTGAGCACCTTGCTGTAATTATCTGTGGGGCAGGGCTTTTCTATCAAATATACTGCAGGAGAACTTGTGCCAGAATGCCTGTCCAGAAAATGCttgaaaaattcttgaaaatcagTCTAGAATCTGAATACATTCCAGCCATCTCTTGTTTCCGTGTAATTAACAGTGCATTTACTGCTATTGCCATTTTGGCTGTGGACTTTCCACTTTTTCCCAGAAGATTTGCCAAAACTGAGCTCTATGGGACAGGAGCGATGGATTTTGGAGTAGGaggttttatttttgggactgcAATGGTTTGTCCAGAAGTTaggaaaaaatacacagaagagtCCAGATTTTATTATCTTACAAAGTCATTGTACTCTGTTTGGCCATTAGTCTTCCTAGGAATAGGACGATTAGTCATTATAAAAGCCATAGGCTATCAGGAACATTTGACTGAGTATGGAGTTCATTGGAACTTTTTCTTTACCTTAATCGTTGTGAAACTGATAACATCAttgcttttgattatttttcctctcaaTAAATCCTGGATTGTGGCAATCAGCATTATTGTGTTATACCAGCTGGCCCTTGACTTTACCCCACTGAAAAGGTTAATTTTGTATGGCACTGATGGTAGTGGCACAAGGGTTGGTTTATTAAATGCCAACCGAGAAGGAATAATTTCTACCTTGGGGTATGTGGCAATTCATATGGCTGGCGTGCAAACAGGGTCATATATGCTTAAAAAAAGATCACATGTCAAAGACTGGATAAAAGGAGCCCACTGTATTTTGCTGACAGCTATTAGTCTCTTCATATCTCTCTACATAGTTCAGGTAAATGTAGAAGTAGTATCTCGGAGAATGGCCAATTTAGCCTTTTGTATTTGGATAGTTGCTTCTAGCCTGATCCTTCTTAGTAGTTTATTACTGGGTGATATAATTTTGAGTTTTGCCAAATTTCTAATTAAAGAGGCTGTGGTACCATGTTCTTGGAAACTGATCCATTCGTCTgtcacaaataaaaaacatttagaatCTCTGGTCTCTGAAGCTGAAAGAAAGGAACCCAGTCTTTGTTTAATCACAGCTATGAACAGAaaccagttaatttttttcttgctgtcaAATATAACTACTGGTCTGATCAACCTGTTGATAGATACATTACACAGCAGTACTTTGTGGGCCTTATTTGTGCTCAATCTCTATATGTTTACCAACTGTTTAATTATATATGTGCTACACTTGCAAGATAAGACAATAAAATTTTGGTGA